One genomic window of Halovivax cerinus includes the following:
- a CDS encoding ABC transporter permease subunit produces MSTDVRSDGETLGDSTGTDRRRWRFRTALAVARKDLADVARSRMLLTMVALLVGFVAILYAAFGFVADDGTALETLAWLGMPMQTVLGVAALVVGYMAIVGERRSGSIKLLLGLPPSRRDVLLGTLASRSAIVLLAVVPAALLAAGLSLAVFGTLPVAEWLVLSLATALFGLAFVGLAVGVSASVSTRGRAMALTVGLFTVFVALWELVVAGPYYLIHGKSPPIEAEAWYLFLDGLNPIAAYAGLANAAIPGDVWPLQFGYGLREPAALTMTAAERYPGDAPVYLEAWFGAVVLLAWFLIPLAIGYRRFRRTDL; encoded by the coding sequence ATGAGTACTGACGTCCGCTCCGACGGCGAGACCCTCGGCGATTCGACCGGAACAGACCGGCGCCGGTGGCGGTTCCGGACGGCCCTCGCGGTGGCTCGGAAGGACCTGGCCGACGTGGCCCGTTCGCGGATGCTGCTGACGATGGTCGCCCTGCTCGTCGGGTTCGTTGCGATCCTCTACGCGGCGTTCGGGTTCGTCGCGGACGACGGCACCGCTCTGGAGACACTGGCGTGGCTTGGGATGCCGATGCAGACCGTCCTCGGCGTCGCGGCTCTCGTCGTGGGCTACATGGCGATCGTCGGCGAGCGTCGGTCGGGCAGCATCAAGCTCCTGCTCGGCTTGCCGCCGAGTCGGCGGGACGTCCTCCTCGGGACGCTCGCGTCCCGGAGCGCGATCGTCCTGCTGGCCGTCGTCCCGGCCGCCCTGCTCGCCGCGGGGCTCAGCCTGGCCGTCTTCGGGACGCTCCCCGTCGCCGAGTGGCTCGTCCTGTCGCTCGCGACGGCGCTGTTCGGCCTGGCGTTCGTCGGCCTCGCGGTCGGCGTCTCCGCCTCGGTGTCGACTCGCGGTCGCGCAATGGCGCTGACGGTCGGGCTGTTCACCGTCTTCGTCGCTCTCTGGGAACTCGTCGTCGCCGGACCATACTACCTGATTCACGGCAAATCGCCGCCCATCGAAGCCGAGGCCTGGTACCTCTTTCTCGACGGACTCAATCCGATCGCCGCCTACGCGGGGCTGGCGAACGCGGCGATACCCGGTGACGTCTGGCCGCTCCAGTTCGGGTACGGCCTGCGCGAACCGGCGGCGCTGACGATGACCGCTGCTGAGCGTTATCCAGGAGACGCGCCCGTCTATCTTGAGGCCTGGTTCGGTGCCGTCGTTCTGCTCGCCTGGTTCTTGATCCCGCTCGCAATCGGTTACCGGCGGTTTCGACGGACGGACCTCTGA
- a CDS encoding type II toxin-antitoxin system HicB family antitoxin: protein MSDDTPADDGKRTEEEPTTGSEAVTTVRITVEDGLWIAADDETGISSQGPTKFDALRNLAATLETVEEGDADDGDDWL from the coding sequence ATGAGCGACGACACGCCAGCCGACGACGGAAAGCGGACCGAAGAGGAGCCGACGACCGGGTCCGAAGCCGTAACGACCGTCAGGATCACCGTCGAAGACGGCCTCTGGATCGCCGCGGACGACGAGACCGGCATCTCCAGTCAGGGCCCGACCAAGTTCGACGCCCTTCGGAATCTCGCGGCGACGCTCGAGACCGTCGAGGAAGGTGACGCGGACGACGGCGACGACTGGCTCTGA
- a CDS encoding signal recognition particle protein Srp54 gives MVLDDLGSSLRGTLDDLRGKSRISEDDVESVVTEIQRSLLAADVDVSLVMELSDSIETRALEEEPPAGTPARDFVLRIVYEELVDLIGESTELPLEEQTILLAGLQGSGKTTSAAKMAWWFSTKGLKPAVIQTDTFRPGAYDQAKQMTERAEVEFYGNPDAEDPVEIARNGLEETAHADVHIVDTAGRHALEDDLIAEIEEIEGVVEPDTSLLVLDAAIGQGAKDQAREFHDSIGIDGVVITKLDGTAKGGGALAAVDQTDSSIAFLGTGEEVDDIERFEPEGFISRLLGMGDLGQLAERVERAMEQTDIEEDDWDPEDMLQGNFTLNDMQKQLEAMNNMGPLSQVLDMIPGMGGGLKDQLPDDAMDVTEERMRTFQVIMDSMTDAEKEYPRAIGASQIERIARGSGTSEESVRELLQQYKMMEKTIKQFQGMGSEKEMQRMMQQMQGGGGGGMGGMGGGPFG, from the coding sequence ATGGTACTCGACGATCTCGGCAGTTCGCTGCGGGGGACCTTAGACGACCTCCGGGGCAAATCTCGGATCAGCGAGGACGACGTCGAGTCGGTCGTCACGGAGATCCAGCGCTCCCTGCTCGCGGCCGACGTCGACGTCTCGCTCGTGATGGAGCTCTCTGACAGCATCGAGACGCGGGCATTAGAGGAGGAACCGCCCGCGGGAACGCCGGCGCGCGACTTCGTCCTGCGCATCGTCTACGAGGAACTCGTCGACCTGATCGGCGAGTCGACGGAGCTCCCCTTAGAGGAGCAGACGATCCTGCTGGCCGGTCTGCAGGGGTCGGGGAAGACGACGTCCGCGGCCAAGATGGCGTGGTGGTTCTCGACGAAGGGGCTGAAGCCGGCGGTCATTCAGACCGACACCTTCCGCCCGGGCGCGTACGACCAGGCGAAGCAGATGACCGAGCGCGCGGAGGTCGAATTCTACGGGAACCCCGACGCGGAGGATCCGGTCGAGATCGCGCGCAACGGACTCGAGGAGACCGCCCACGCGGACGTACACATCGTCGACACTGCGGGTCGCCACGCGCTGGAGGACGACCTCATCGCCGAGATCGAGGAGATCGAGGGCGTCGTCGAACCCGACACCTCCCTGCTCGTCCTGGACGCCGCGATCGGACAGGGCGCAAAAGATCAGGCTCGCGAGTTCCACGACTCGATCGGTATCGACGGCGTCGTCATCACGAAGTTAGACGGAACGGCGAAAGGGGGCGGTGCGCTGGCCGCCGTCGACCAGACGGACTCCTCGATCGCCTTCCTCGGGACCGGCGAAGAGGTCGACGACATCGAGCGCTTCGAGCCCGAGGGGTTCATCTCCCGGCTGCTCGGGATGGGCGACCTGGGCCAGCTAGCCGAGCGCGTCGAGCGTGCGATGGAGCAGACCGATATCGAGGAGGACGACTGGGATCCCGAGGACATGCTGCAGGGCAACTTCACCCTGAACGATATGCAGAAACAACTCGAGGCGATGAACAACATGGGACCGCTCTCACAGGTGCTCGACATGATCCCCGGGATGGGCGGTGGGCTCAAAGATCAGTTGCCCGACGACGCGATGGACGTCACGGAAGAGCGCATGCGCACGTTCCAGGTCATCATGGACTCGATGACCGACGCGGAGAAGGAGTACCCCCGCGCCATCGGCGCCAGCCAGATCGAGCGCATCGCCCGCGGGTCGGGCACCAGCGAGGAGTCCGTCCGGGAACTGCTGCAACAGTACAAGATGATGGAAAAGACCATCAAGCAGTTCCAGGGCATGGGCTCGGAGAAGGAGATGCAGCGCATGATGCAGCAGATGCAAGGCGGCGGGGGCGGTGGGATGGGCGGTATGGGCGGCGGGCCGTTCGGCTGA
- a CDS encoding DUF424 domain-containing protein, translating into MVCTERQTPEGLLVAVCDADVLGETFEAGAVSLTVTEEFYGSDPVEADVAADALARADVANVVGHRAVDLAVEVGIVDEANVLEVDETVHAQALWM; encoded by the coding sequence ATCGTCTGCACCGAGCGCCAGACCCCAGAGGGACTCCTCGTCGCCGTCTGCGACGCAGACGTCCTCGGTGAGACGTTCGAGGCCGGCGCCGTCTCGCTCACCGTCACCGAGGAGTTCTACGGCTCCGATCCCGTCGAGGCGGACGTCGCGGCCGACGCACTCGCTCGCGCCGACGTCGCCAACGTCGTCGGCCACCGGGCGGTCGACCTCGCTGTCGAGGTCGGTATCGTCGACGAGGCGAACGTCCTAGAGGTCGACGAGACCGTCCACGCGCAGGCGCTGTGGATGTGA
- a CDS encoding DUF7344 domain-containing protein, which yields MSETVVDGDERTVWRILGEPRRHHVVRHLNETNDVTTTADISRVIAEDCEVEYERIQSALRHVDVPKLADAGVVEYDAERDRIESTARVRRLCAILEAVEERLE from the coding sequence ATGTCCGAAACGGTCGTCGATGGGGACGAACGTACAGTGTGGCGCATTCTCGGCGAACCGCGTCGCCACCACGTCGTCCGCCACCTGAACGAGACGAACGACGTGACGACAACGGCCGACATCTCGCGGGTGATCGCCGAGGACTGCGAGGTCGAGTACGAACGGATCCAGTCTGCACTCAGACACGTCGACGTCCCGAAACTGGCCGATGCTGGCGTCGTCGAGTACGATGCGGAGCGAGATCGGATCGAGTCGACGGCACGCGTTCGCCGGCTGTGTGCGATACTCGAGGCCGTCGAAGAGCGCCTCGAGTGA
- a CDS encoding HIT family protein, with translation MEADCPFCEIVAGRGDAAEVYRTDETVAFLDANPAVDGHTLVIPTSHHTEIATAPEPTRQAVFDAVGHVSDALEQALDPDGFSVFHTSGPLVGRIDHAHVHVLPRSGDDGISLSLERDSLEAEQAETLAARIRSNS, from the coding sequence ATGGAAGCCGACTGTCCGTTCTGCGAGATCGTCGCCGGGAGAGGCGACGCTGCCGAAGTTTATCGAACCGACGAGACCGTGGCGTTCCTCGACGCCAACCCGGCCGTCGACGGCCACACGCTGGTGATCCCGACGAGCCACCACACGGAGATCGCGACCGCCCCGGAGCCGACGCGCCAGGCCGTCTTCGACGCCGTCGGACACGTTTCGGACGCCCTCGAACAGGCACTCGATCCCGACGGCTTCAGCGTATTCCACACCTCCGGCCCGCTCGTCGGCCGGATCGACCACGCTCACGTCCACGTCCTGCCCCGAAGCGGCGACGACGGGATCTCCCTCTCGCTCGAGCGCGACTCGCTGGAGGCGGAGCAGGCCGAAACGCTCGCAGCGCGAATTCGATCGAACAGCTGA
- a CDS encoding 50S ribosomal protein L39e, with protein sequence MGKKSKGKKKRLAKLEKQNSRVPAWVMLKTDMDVQRNPKRRNWRRNDTDE encoded by the coding sequence ATGGGTAAGAAGTCCAAGGGCAAGAAAAAGCGCCTGGCGAAACTCGAAAAGCAGAACAGCCGTGTCCCGGCGTGGGTCATGCTCAAGACCGACATGGACGTCCAGCGAAATCCCAAGCGCCGAAACTGGCGGCGTAACGACACCGACGAATAA
- a CDS encoding antitoxin VapB family protein — protein MSPQVRLDDDVYERIKANKRADESFSDAVERLIGGRSLRDLRDVFDDEQVTEMRDAIDAADRTDRDEVRKVAKQFE, from the coding sequence ATGTCGCCCCAGGTCCGGCTTGATGACGACGTCTACGAACGGATCAAGGCGAACAAGAGAGCCGACGAGTCGTTCAGTGACGCCGTCGAGCGACTCATCGGCGGCCGCTCGCTTAGGGACCTCCGCGATGTTTTCGACGACGAACAGGTGACCGAGATGCGCGACGCTATCGATGCCGCCGACCGGACGGACCGCGACGAGGTCCGTAAGGTGGCGAAGCAGTTCGAATGA
- a CDS encoding ABC transporter ATP-binding protein produces MHAISTHELTKRFGDVTAVEGIDLAVERGEVFGFLGPNGAGKSTTIDTLLDFVRPTDGRAELFDLDAQADADRISRRIGVLPDDFSLYDRLSGRRHVEFAIETKRADDDPTEILDRVGIDPADADRPAGDYSKGMAQRLAMGMALVGDPDLLIMDEPSSGLDPHGIREMQELVRAEADNGTTVFFSSHILEHVEAVCDRVGVLHEGDLVAVDTIDGLQESLGGGATVRVDLDRPVADAVERLSGIDGVSEVVASGRSVQVTCHTARAKAVVVLELEGTGATVEDLAVETASLESLFTTLTETGGLDAGGRRSGSSPPTGTTDDTRRRVTEVRS; encoded by the coding sequence ATGCACGCAATCAGCACGCACGAGTTGACGAAACGCTTCGGAGACGTTACCGCAGTGGAAGGTATCGACCTCGCCGTCGAGCGCGGCGAGGTCTTCGGCTTCCTAGGGCCGAACGGCGCCGGGAAGTCGACGACGATCGACACCCTGCTGGACTTCGTCCGGCCGACGGACGGCCGGGCGGAGCTCTTCGACCTCGACGCCCAGGCCGACGCCGACCGGATCAGCCGCCGGATCGGCGTCCTGCCGGACGACTTTTCCCTGTACGATCGACTCAGCGGGCGACGCCACGTCGAGTTCGCGATCGAAACCAAGCGAGCCGACGACGACCCGACCGAGATCCTCGACCGCGTCGGCATCGACCCCGCCGACGCCGATCGGCCCGCCGGCGACTACTCCAAGGGGATGGCCCAGCGCCTGGCAATGGGCATGGCCCTCGTCGGCGATCCCGACCTCCTTATCATGGACGAGCCGTCCTCCGGACTTGATCCCCACGGGATCCGCGAGATGCAGGAACTGGTCCGCGCGGAGGCCGATAACGGGACGACCGTGTTCTTCTCGAGTCACATCTTAGAACACGTCGAGGCGGTCTGCGACCGCGTCGGCGTCCTTCACGAGGGGGACCTCGTCGCCGTGGACACTATCGACGGCCTCCAGGAGTCGCTGGGCGGCGGCGCGACGGTCCGTGTCGACCTCGATCGACCAGTCGCCGACGCGGTCGAACGGCTCTCGGGGATCGACGGTGTCTCGGAGGTGGTCGCCAGCGGCCGATCCGTCCAGGTGACCTGTCACACCGCGCGGGCGAAGGCGGTGGTCGTCCTCGAACTGGAGGGCACCGGCGCGACCGTGGAGGATCTGGCCGTCGAGACGGCCTCGCTCGAATCGCTCTTTACGACGCTGACCGAGACTGGCGGGTTGGACGCCGGCGGTAGGCGGTCGGGGTCGTCACCCCCCACCGGGACGACCGACGATACCCGTCGGAGGGTCACGGAGGTGCGTTCATGA
- a CDS encoding 50S ribosomal protein L31e, producing the protein MSASDFEERVVTVPLRDVKAAPNHEAADRAMKIVREHIAKHFAVETDAVRLDPSINEAIWADGRSNPPRKLRVRAARFDEEGEPVVEAEFAE; encoded by the coding sequence ATGAGCGCCAGTGATTTCGAGGAGCGCGTCGTCACCGTCCCGCTCCGCGACGTGAAGGCTGCACCGAACCACGAGGCAGCTGACCGGGCGATGAAGATCGTCCGCGAACACATAGCGAAGCACTTCGCGGTCGAGACCGACGCCGTCCGCCTCGACCCCTCGATCAACGAGGCCATCTGGGCCGACGGCCGGTCCAACCCGCCGCGGAAGCTTCGCGTCCGCGCCGCACGCTTCGACGAGGAGGGCGAACCGGTTGTCGAAGCCGAGTTCGCCGAGTAA
- the thpR gene encoding RNA 2',3'-cyclic phosphodiesterase, with the protein MRLFVSVDLPDALAPAVADVQDAFADASGLSVTDPAQAHLTLKFLGEVDRNRVPEIEGALRAAVEESGVTPFPVTYGGLGVFPDLSYISVLWLGVESGGAELTRLHEAIEARTTALGFDPEAHDFTPHVTLARMDHAGGKELVQDLVTDWEPIDSDALAAQHPGERGPVVGETTIEAVRLTESTLGPGGPTYETVSSLPLG; encoded by the coding sequence ATGCGACTGTTCGTCAGCGTCGACCTCCCCGACGCGCTCGCCCCGGCGGTCGCCGACGTACAGGACGCGTTCGCCGACGCGTCGGGCCTGTCGGTCACCGATCCCGCCCAGGCGCACCTGACCCTGAAATTCCTCGGTGAGGTCGATCGGAATCGCGTCCCCGAGATCGAGGGCGCCCTCCGAGCGGCGGTCGAGGAGTCGGGCGTCACGCCGTTCCCGGTTACCTACGGCGGGCTCGGCGTCTTCCCGGACCTGTCGTACATCTCCGTCCTCTGGCTCGGCGTCGAATCGGGTGGCGCGGAACTGACCCGCCTCCACGAGGCCATCGAGGCGCGGACGACCGCTCTGGGATTCGACCCCGAAGCGCACGACTTCACCCCGCACGTCACACTCGCCCGGATGGACCACGCTGGCGGGAAGGAACTCGTGCAGGACCTGGTCACCGACTGGGAGCCCATCGACTCCGACGCCCTGGCCGCCCAGCATCCGGGCGAGCGCGGGCCCGTCGTCGGCGAGACGACGATCGAGGCGGTTCGGCTCACTGAGAGCACGCTCGGTCCCGGCGGGCCGACCTACGAGACCGTCTCGTCGCTTCCGCTGGGATAG
- the pfdA gene encoding prefoldin subunit alpha, protein MSQSQQELQALSQELQQIREQIEGLQGSVEEIRTEKTEVDEAIDAIGSLETGSTVQVPLGGGAYVRADLQDIDEVLVELGGEYAAEFDQDDAVDVLENKKERLDDRIEDVTEEISELEAESTQLEGQAQQLQQQAMQQQMGALGGQGDPDE, encoded by the coding sequence ATGAGTCAGAGCCAACAGGAACTGCAGGCGCTCTCCCAGGAGCTCCAGCAGATCCGCGAGCAGATCGAGGGGCTGCAGGGCAGTGTCGAGGAGATTCGAACCGAGAAGACCGAGGTAGACGAGGCGATCGACGCTATCGGGTCCCTCGAGACGGGGTCGACGGTCCAGGTGCCGCTCGGGGGCGGGGCGTACGTCCGTGCCGATCTTCAGGACATCGACGAGGTGCTCGTCGAACTCGGCGGCGAGTACGCGGCCGAATTCGACCAGGACGACGCGGTCGACGTGCTGGAGAACAAGAAAGAGCGCCTCGACGACCGTATCGAGGACGTCACCGAGGAGATCTCCGAACTCGAAGCCGAGAGCACCCAGCTCGAAGGGCAGGCCCAGCAACTCCAGCAGCAGGCGATGCAACAGCAGATGGGGGCCCTGGGCGGGCAGGGAGACCCTGACGAGTAA
- a CDS encoding translation initiation factor IF-6, which produces MLRASFAGSAYVGVFACATDSLLLVRPDADDDTVAAIADELDVTAVPTTVSGAGTVGVLAVGNENGLLVSDRVYDYERERLTEAADVPIGTLPGEINAAGTVVLANDHGAYVHPDLSRDAVRAVEDTLDVPVERGDLAGVRTVGTAAVATNDGVLCHPKSTDEELDRLEDVLDVRADVGTINYGAPLVGSGLLATDAGYVVGEDTTGPELGRIEDALGYLQ; this is translated from the coding sequence TTGCTCCGCGCCTCCTTCGCCGGCTCCGCCTACGTCGGCGTCTTCGCGTGCGCGACCGACAGCCTCCTGCTCGTTCGCCCGGACGCCGACGACGACACCGTCGCGGCTATCGCCGACGAACTCGACGTGACGGCCGTCCCGACGACCGTCAGCGGCGCCGGCACCGTCGGGGTGCTCGCCGTCGGCAACGAGAACGGGCTGCTCGTTAGCGACCGCGTTTACGACTACGAGCGCGAGCGTCTGACCGAGGCGGCGGACGTCCCCATCGGCACGCTCCCCGGCGAGATCAACGCCGCCGGGACCGTCGTCCTCGCGAACGATCACGGGGCCTACGTCCACCCCGACCTCTCTCGGGACGCCGTCAGGGCTGTCGAGGACACTCTCGATGTCCCCGTCGAGCGGGGCGACCTGGCCGGCGTCCGGACCGTCGGCACCGCCGCCGTCGCGACGAACGACGGCGTGCTCTGTCACCCGAAGTCGACGGACGAAGAACTCGACCGGCTGGAGGACGTCCTCGACGTCCGTGCCGACGTCGGGACGATCAACTACGGGGCGCCCCTCGTCGGCTCCGGCCTGCTGGCCACCGACGCCGGCTACGTCGTCGGCGAGGACACGACCGGCCCCGAACTGGGACGTATCGAAGACGCCCTGGGCTATCTGCAGTGA
- the ftsY gene encoding signal recognition particle-docking protein FtsY gives MFDNLKEKLGSFRSEAEDVADEKAEAVDDEEVEAVDDEAAKTEVDEAAIADSSSAGDTQGSVDATSAADESSGDETAVDGRDSTEDDGASGYRAGVTTADEEASSNSAGFGRKAASLARGKFVIEEADLKGPLDQLELALLSSDVEVGVVDEIVGTMREELVGETRTFTTSTGEVVEDALRTAITDVISVGQFDVEERVAEAEKPLVIVFTGVNGVGKTTSIAKLDQWLAERGYSTVMANGDTYRAGANEQIREHAEARGTKLISHEQGGDPAAVLYDAVEYAEANGVDVVLGDTAGRLHTDEGLMDQLEKIGRVVDPDMTLFVDEAVAGQDAVKRAREFDEAVEMDGAILTKADADSNGGAAISIAQVTGKPILFLGVGQGYDDLERFDPDELADRLLAEE, from the coding sequence ATGTTCGACAACCTGAAGGAGAAGCTCGGTAGCTTCCGGTCGGAGGCCGAAGACGTCGCCGACGAGAAGGCGGAAGCGGTAGACGACGAGGAGGTTGAAGCGGTAGACGACGAGGCGGCGAAGACCGAGGTAGACGAGGCGGCGATAGCCGATTCCTCGTCGGCTGGGGACACTCAGGGCTCTGTCGACGCGACGAGCGCTGCCGACGAGTCGTCCGGTGACGAGACTGCCGTCGACGGTCGCGACTCGACCGAAGACGACGGCGCGAGCGGGTACCGCGCCGGTGTCACGACGGCCGACGAGGAAGCGTCGTCGAACTCGGCCGGCTTCGGCCGCAAGGCGGCGTCGCTCGCCCGCGGGAAGTTCGTTATCGAGGAAGCGGACCTGAAAGGTCCGCTCGATCAGCTCGAGCTCGCGTTGCTCTCCTCTGACGTCGAGGTGGGTGTCGTCGACGAGATCGTCGGCACCATGCGCGAGGAGCTGGTCGGCGAGACGCGCACCTTCACCACGTCGACCGGCGAGGTCGTCGAAGACGCCCTCCGAACCGCGATCACGGACGTCATCAGCGTCGGACAGTTCGACGTCGAAGAACGCGTCGCCGAGGCAGAGAAACCCCTCGTCATCGTCTTTACCGGCGTCAACGGCGTCGGCAAGACGACCTCGATCGCCAAGCTCGATCAGTGGCTCGCCGAACGCGGCTACTCGACCGTGATGGCCAACGGCGACACCTACCGCGCCGGTGCGAACGAGCAGATCAGAGAGCACGCCGAGGCCCGCGGGACGAAGCTCATCTCACACGAGCAGGGTGGCGACCCGGCCGCCGTCCTCTACGACGCCGTCGAGTACGCCGAGGCGAACGGCGTCGACGTCGTTCTGGGCGACACGGCCGGCCGGCTGCACACCGACGAGGGGCTCATGGATCAGCTGGAGAAGATCGGCCGCGTCGTCGATCCGGACATGACGCTGTTCGTCGACGAGGCTGTCGCGGGCCAGGACGCCGTCAAGCGCGCCCGCGAGTTCGACGAGGCCGTCGAGATGGACGGGGCGATCCTGACGAAAGCCGACGCCGACTCCAACGGCGGTGCCGCCATCTCCATCGCGCAGGTGACCGGCAAACCGATTCTCTTCCTCGGCGTCGGCCAGGGCTACGACGATCTGGAGCGGTTCGACCCCGACGAACTCGCGGATCGATTGCTCGCCGAGGAGTAG
- a CDS encoding helix-turn-helix domain-containing protein: MTWELDPAEAFTTLGNETRLDVLRALWEADEAMRYTSLRREVAPDDRGNFGYHLSKLTGHFVQKSNDGYELRLAGEQVVRAVIAGTITANPSLPSQTVDDECTFCGAPVEFQYDDETITVSCTDCEGLVGGDLPRGTFIHYEFPPGGLAGRDAAEIVDAAHVFYDAKVIPMLRGICPICAGQIESTIEHCEDHDAIDGELCVACETRNETWAVLRCERCYYTRRVIVWFAALTHPGVISFYYDHGIDESIPVWKLPWERLQIDRHVDVDVIEREPYLFDISIRIDDDTLSVRMGGDLTVRTIEREPPEPTDVDDGDPG, from the coding sequence GTGACCTGGGAGTTGGACCCGGCCGAGGCGTTTACGACGCTCGGAAACGAGACCCGCCTCGACGTTCTCAGGGCACTCTGGGAGGCCGACGAGGCGATGAGATACACCTCCCTCCGTCGCGAGGTGGCGCCCGACGACCGGGGGAACTTCGGGTACCACCTGTCGAAACTCACCGGCCACTTCGTCCAGAAATCGAACGACGGGTACGAACTACGTCTCGCCGGCGAACAGGTCGTTCGAGCCGTCATCGCGGGCACCATCACCGCGAACCCGTCGCTTCCGTCCCAGACGGTCGACGACGAGTGTACCTTCTGCGGTGCACCGGTCGAGTTCCAGTACGACGACGAGACGATCACCGTCTCCTGCACCGACTGCGAGGGCCTCGTCGGTGGCGACCTGCCCCGCGGGACGTTTATCCACTACGAGTTTCCGCCGGGCGGACTCGCCGGTCGCGACGCGGCCGAGATCGTCGACGCGGCGCACGTCTTCTACGACGCGAAGGTGATCCCGATGCTGCGCGGGATCTGTCCGATCTGTGCGGGACAGATCGAGTCGACGATCGAGCACTGCGAGGACCACGACGCCATCGACGGCGAGCTATGTGTCGCGTGTGAGACGCGAAACGAAACGTGGGCCGTCCTGCGATGCGAACGCTGTTACTACACCAGGCGCGTGATCGTCTGGTTCGCGGCGTTGACACACCCCGGCGTCATCTCGTTCTACTACGACCACGGTATCGACGAGTCGATTCCGGTGTGGAAACTCCCCTGGGAACGCCTACAGATCGATCGACACGTCGACGTCGACGTGATCGAGCGCGAACCGTACCTGTTCGACATCTCGATTCGGATCGACGACGACACGCTCAGCGTTCGGATGGGTGGCGACCTCACGGTCCGGACGATCGAACGCGAGCCGCCGGAGCCGACCGACGTCGACGACGGCGACCCGGGCTGA
- a CDS encoding tetratricopeptide repeat protein, which produces MTDDAGDDRHRFSEGAGFDDPYDEFDLDPPALDVDPGTVDPVDSRAIADMLDERQIGSEEVDAEEVLDVGLNYMQINRFEQATEAFERAARFTDDDRLAQEAWTNKGVAHAELEEWDEAIGAYREALNVVEKTEIETSEDETSNTRSASEHAATAESNLAFALWEYGETTQALEHAERAVERDPRFAEGWYNRAFFLQERGLSEEALRCIDNAIRLGMRSSEVLAEKSRILEDLGEYDEAERVADEAEQRREEAEQRLIDEQQRAQLDE; this is translated from the coding sequence ATGACCGACGACGCGGGAGACGACCGGCACCGCTTCTCCGAAGGCGCCGGCTTCGACGACCCCTACGACGAGTTCGACCTCGACCCCCCTGCGCTCGACGTCGACCCGGGGACGGTCGACCCCGTCGACTCGCGAGCGATCGCCGACATGCTCGACGAGCGCCAGATCGGGAGCGAGGAGGTCGACGCCGAGGAGGTTCTCGACGTCGGCCTCAACTACATGCAGATCAATCGCTTCGAGCAGGCGACCGAGGCGTTCGAGCGCGCCGCCCGCTTCACCGACGACGATCGACTCGCCCAGGAGGCCTGGACGAACAAGGGCGTCGCCCACGCCGAACTGGAGGAGTGGGACGAGGCCATCGGCGCCTACCGCGAGGCGTTGAACGTCGTCGAGAAGACCGAAATCGAGACGAGCGAAGACGAGACGTCGAACACCCGGTCGGCGAGCGAGCACGCCGCCACCGCCGAGAGCAACCTCGCCTTCGCCCTCTGGGAGTACGGCGAGACGACGCAGGCGTTAGAACACGCAGAGCGCGCCGTCGAGCGCGACCCGCGCTTCGCCGAGGGCTGGTACAATCGCGCGTTCTTCCTCCAGGAGCGTGGCCTCTCGGAGGAGGCGCTACGGTGCATCGACAACGCGATCCGCCTCGGGATGCGCAGTTCGGAAGTACTGGCGGAGAAGTCCCGCATCCTCGAAGATCTCGGCGAGTACGACGAGGCCGAGCGCGTCGCCGACGAGGCCGAACAGCGCCGCGAAGAGGCCGAGCAGCGGCTGATCGACGAGCAACAGCGCGCCCAGCTCGACGAATGA